GGTGTGGGgagggtgggcacagcctgggggctgtgcagggggctctgtcccaggccctggcacagcaggtcaGGTTCTGTGCCCTGTTCCATGCGGTCCCATCGCTCTGGGGGTCCTTGGTCCCCACTGTGTCCCCCACAGCTGCCCATCGTGGCCTCCTCCGTTGTGACGCTCTATTTCCTGGAGCTGACAGACCTCTTCAAGCCAGCCAAGGTGGGCTTCCAGTGCCATGACCGGGCGCTCTCCATGCCCTACGTGGAGACCAACGAGGAGCTCATCCCGCTGCTgatgctgctcagcctggccttTGCTGCGCCAGCCGCCTCGGTGCGTCCGGGCTTGTCCTGCTGTGGGgtcaggacagagctggggattGGGGTCCCggtgcctggcagtgcccagcatcCATCGGGTGGCTCTGCCAacaacccagccctgcctgagccagcGGTTCCTTCCCAGATCATGGTCGGGGAGGGCATGGTGTACTGCCTGCAGTCCCGGCTGAAGGGCCGCGCCGGTGCCGAGGGCAGCATCAACGCTGGGGGCTGCAACTTCAACTCCTTCCTGCGCCGCACCGTCAGGTTTGTGGGTACGTTGTGCCACAGCCTGGACAGGAtctgggggctggaggggacgTGGGGCCACCCTGGCTGTGATAGCAGGAGCATGGCCCCACCCAGACCATGGACACTGCACTGGACCCATCCCAGTgggtgctccagggctgggtgagTCCTGGCTGCCTCACTGTCCCATTCTGCCATCCCCAGGCGTGCACGTGTTCgggctctgtgccacagccctggtgaCAGATGTCATCCAGCTGGCCACAGGCTACCACGCTCCCTTCTTCCTGACCGTCTGCAAGCCCAACTACACACTGCTGGGCACCCCCTGTGATGCCAACCCCTACATCACCCAGGACATCTGCTCAGGCACCGACAAGCACGCCATCCTCTCTGCCAGGTATGTGCCAGGGGAGCCCTGTGCCACActgccagccctcctgccatgtCCCAGCCAtgtcccttctccctgcaggaagACCTTCCCATCCCAGCACGCCACACTCTCAGCTTTCGCTGCTGTCTACGTGTCGGTGAGTTCCCAGCGCTGCCTGGCACATGCTGCCTTGGCACAAGtcccatgccatgggcagctGTGTCTCTCTCCTGTTGGCACAGACAAGCTCTGGCCAATATTCCTGTGCCCAtgctgggtgtgtgtgcaggcacCTGCAGTCCCACATGCAcctgagagctctgtgtgtggcCGGGGCCGTGACTAAcagcctgttcctgccccagaTGTATTTCAACTCCATCATCTCGGACAGCACCAAGCTCCTCAAGCCCATCCTGGTCTTCGCCTTCGCCATCGCCGCTGGCATCTGTGGCCTGACCCAGATCACCCAGTACCGCAGCCACCCCGCTGATGTCTACGTGGGCTTCCTGATTGGCTCTGGCATTGCTGCCTACCTGGTGGGTGCTGGTCCTGCCcgtgcccagggaggggctgggggatgctgctggggccATTTGACTCCACActgtccagagcagctctggctacCCCactcctggaagtgttcaaggccaggctggacagggcttggagcaacctgatctagtggcAGAGAcattggactagatgacctttaaaagtccttcccaacacaaaccattctaggattctgtggTTCCCCTTCCCACAGGCTTTCCATGCTGTCGGCAACTTCCGTGCCCCAACGGAGCGGGTCCCGACCCAGGCACCGGCCAAGGACGCGCTGCGGGCGCTGACACAGCGGGGCCACGATTCCGTCTACCACCAGAACAAGTCGGTGAGCACCGACGAGCTGAACCCGCAGGCGCGGCTGGAGGAGGCGGCGCGGCCGGTGCAGCGCGAGAAGAACTCGCTGGGCAGCCTGAAGAGGGCCAGCGTGGACGTGGACCTGCTGGCCCCCCGCAGCCCCATGGGCAAGGAGAACATGGTGACCTTCAGCAACACCCTGCCCCGCGTCAACACCCCCTCCATGGACGACCCCGCGCGGCGCCACATGACCATCCACGTCCCCGTGGACGCCTCCCGCTCCAAGCAGCTCATCACGGAGTGGAAGCAGAAGTCGCTGGAGGGCCGGAGCATGACGCTGGCGGAGGAGGCGGCGCAGGGCCGGGCTGTGGGGGAGCCCGGCGAGGAGGTGCCCCCCTCCCTGTACCCCACAGTGCAGGCGCGCTCGGCCGAGCGGGCGGCCATGGGGCCCCGTGTGCTCATCCAGCCCCGGCCGGGCGCCTCGCAGCTGGTGCACATCCCCGAGGAGAGCCAGGCGggcgccggggccgcggccggcAGCGGGGCGGCCGTGCGGGCCAAGTGGGTAATGGTGGCAGAGAAGGGGGGAGCGCAGAGGGTGGCCAACCCCCCTCGCCTGATGCAGGTCATCGCCATGTCCAAGCAGCAGAGCCTTGTCTCCGTCACCCCCAAACACTCCGAGACGTCCTCGTCCTCCACCAGCTCTGACTCCTCGCAGTACCGCTCGCCCTCGGAGCGGGACAGCTCCAGCATCATCACCATCGACGCCCACGCCCCTCACCACCCCGTTGTCCACCTCTCTGCTGGCAACGGGCCCTGGGAGTGGAAGTCGGGGCCGAAGGGGCCGGAGGGCTCAGACACCTACGAGCTGGGTGAGGTGGGGAAGGATTTCCACGGCTTCCGCCCAGCCAAGAGCGCAGGTGTCTCCCCTGGCTCCTCTGTCAGCGACATGGAGCAGGACGAGCCGCGCTACGGCAGCCTGGCCGCCATCCCGGGGGCAGCAGGGGGTGGTGGGGAGCGGGTGGAGGCCCCCcctgaggggctgctggccacAGCCAGCCGTGACTCCACGCTGCGGAGGAAGCCGGCCGAGCGGGACGGGCCGGCGGACAGCGAGGTGGACCTGTACTACAAGAAGATGCAGGCAGGCCGCAGGTTTAAGGACTGAGTCCCGGTGCCTCGCCGGGGCCCCACGCCCCTGCCCTGATTTGGGGGGGCTCTGTGATGCTGGGGTGCCTCTGCAGGGGATGGCAGGACGGGGCTGGCTTTGCTCTGGACCAGCACGGCCACGCCGGTGACATCTGTGGGACCCCTGACACGGGACCCTGCTTCTGCTCGGGCAGCTGGTGGGGCTCTGCCCCCccccaggctctggggctgggcagctccaaGCActtttgactttatttttctctctaacACTGGTGCTGACATTTCTGAGGGGTTATTTTATTCCAGATCTGGAAGTGGATATCTGtagaggggtggggagggacaAATGGTGCTGAAGGGCTTTGGGGGGGACTAGATTAAGGGGTTTAACAGGgggaagaggctgctgtggggcagcaggCCCTAGCTCATGTGGGGGTTTGTGGGTGCTGGGGGTCCTGTGACATCCCCATCCTGCACTTCCAGTCTGTGTGAGGGAGCCTGAGGGTGGACAGACTGGGAGGGGGGGGTCTGCCCAGCACTGTGGCTCTGGGTGTGAGAGGCTGTAAATACTGCAGGGACTGGAGGAGAGAGGGGTGTTGGGGTGGGGGTACAGtgggggctgagctctgccccaggaggagcagccctgggctgcagccgAGGtttggggggagcagggaggggatcTCCAGGCTGCGAATGTCGGgcaacagctggagctgctgtggtttgaaaagcaaataaacacgTGGACGTTGCCTGGCTGGGTTATTTTGGCAGGTGGGGGCAGCTGAATCCCACGACTGGAGGTGGGGTAGGACCAGGGCTCTGTGGGAGTTCCCAGCCTCGGGGAGCAGTGGCTGGGGCAGCCGTGTCCCCCCCACACACAGGACACTGTGCCGATGGCACCAAACTGCCACTGCCAATTGGATTAACAGTGAATATCCCAA
This genomic stretch from Serinus canaria isolate serCan28SL12 chromosome 28, serCan2020, whole genome shotgun sequence harbors:
- the PLPPR3 gene encoding phospholipid phosphatase-related protein type 3 — encoded protein: MLNTPGDFCPLRAKNGTRAPCGAQTPDRTVRGRLGVTRWKPSSVGPLRLPRTMIPPKEKARAPKDSMTLLPCFYFVELPIVASSVVTLYFLELTDLFKPAKVGFQCHDRALSMPYVETNEELIPLLMLLSLAFAAPAASIMVGEGMVYCLQSRLKGRAGAEGSINAGGCNFNSFLRRTVRFVGVHVFGLCATALVTDVIQLATGYHAPFFLTVCKPNYTLLGTPCDANPYITQDICSGTDKHAILSARKTFPSQHATLSAFAAVYVSMYFNSIISDSTKLLKPILVFAFAIAAGICGLTQITQYRSHPADVYVGFLIGSGIAAYLAFHAVGNFRAPTERVPTQAPAKDALRALTQRGHDSVYHQNKSVSTDELNPQARLEEAARPVQREKNSLGSLKRASVDVDLLAPRSPMGKENMVTFSNTLPRVNTPSMDDPARRHMTIHVPVDASRSKQLITEWKQKSLEGRSMTLAEEAAQGRAVGEPGEEVPPSLYPTVQARSAERAAMGPRVLIQPRPGASQLVHIPEESQAGAGAAAGSGAAVRAKWVMVAEKGGAQRVANPPRLMQVIAMSKQQSLVSVTPKHSETSSSSTSSDSSQYRSPSERDSSSIITIDAHAPHHPVVHLSAGNGPWEWKSGPKGPEGSDTYELGEVGKDFHGFRPAKSAGVSPGSSVSDMEQDEPRYGSLAAIPGAAGGGGERVEAPPEGLLATASRDSTLRRKPAERDGPADSEVDLYYKKMQAGRRFKD